Proteins found in one Leptidea sinapis chromosome 23, ilLepSina1.1, whole genome shotgun sequence genomic segment:
- the LOC126971417 gene encoding uncharacterized protein LOC126971417 isoform X1, whose protein sequence is MVDWDLVLISIIADEEEGAQANNRDRRRFWVDNLWKERESKGEFNNLFNDLKYDVQKFYDYHRMDYEKFQALLNICRPYIEKQRTNFRNPIEADQRLSLCLRFLITGSSFKSLGYSYRMGFSTVRSIVHETCRVIWNALRPSVMPKPTREKWTRIAMEFDEKWNFPNCIGAIDGKHFKIKAPRNSGSLYINYKKFFSIVLLAVVDANYKFVIADVGSYGRNSDGGIMQNSIFGKKLTSNALDIPPKKRLPRTDLELPYVFVADEAFPLTTNIMRPFSGDRLTDEAMKIYNYRLSRARRIVENAFGILQERFELCQKGIQVQPKYVDNIILACTCLHNFIIGGTSTESQNIASVSINLENDNNMNNALDGMTVREMFKDYFRSDEGSIPWQNDIVNRH, encoded by the exons ATGGTAGATTGGGATTTGGTGTTGATATCGATTATTGCAGATGAAGAAGAAGGTGCACAGGCTAATAATAGGGATAGAAGAAGATTTTGGGTTGATAATTTATGGAAAGAAAGGGAATCAAAGGgtgaattcaataatttatttaatgatttaaaatacgACGTGCAAAAATTTTATGACTATCATAGAATGGATTATGAGAAATTTCAAGCACTGTTGAATATATGTCGACCATATATCGAAAAACAGAGGACCAATTTTCGCAACCCCATTGAAGCCGATCAGAGATTATCCTTGTGTTTGAG ATTTTTGATCACGGGAAGTAGCTTCAAGTCTCTAGGTTACAGCTATCGCATGGGGTTTAGTACAGTGCGCTCTATCGTACATGAAACTTGCCGAGTCATTTGGAATGCCCTAAGACCTAGTGTTATGCCAAAACCAACAAGGGAAAAATGGACGCGAATCGCGATGGAATTTGATGAAAAATGGAATTTCCCGAACTGCATCGGTGCAATAGATGGTAAACATTTCAAGATAAAAGCACCTCGCAATAGTGGAAGTCTCTACATAAActataaaaagtttttcagtATCGTACTACTAGCGGTTGTGGatgcaaattataaatttgtgatTGCAGATGTAGGATCATATGGACGAAATAGTGATGGAGGTATAATGCAAAACTCaatatttggaaaaaaattgaCTTCTAATGCCCTCGATATTCCCCCAAAAAAACGTTTACCGAGGACAGATCTTGAGTTGCCGTATGTTTTTGTAGCAGACGAGGCTTTTCCGTTAACCACAAACATTATGAGACCATTTAGTGGCGATCGATTGACAGATGaagcaatgaaaatatacaattatcgTTTGAGTAGAGCCAGGCGTATCGTCGAAAATGCATTTGGTATACTTCAAGAACGTTTCGAATTATGTCAAAAAGGAATTCAGGTTCAACCAAAATATGTTGATAATATCATTTTAGCATGTACTTGCTTACACAATTTCATCATAGGTGGTACAAGCACAGAAAGCCAAAATATAGcaagtgtaagcattaatttAGAAAACGATAATAATATGAACAATGCATTAGATGGTATGACAGTACGGGAGATGTTTAAAGATTACTTTAGGTCTGATGAGGGCTCTATTCCATGGCAAAACGATATTGTAAATAGACATTAA
- the LOC126971417 gene encoding uncharacterized protein LOC126971417 isoform X2: MVDWDLVLISIIADEEEGAQANNRDRRRFWVDNLWKERESKGEFNNLFNDLKYDVQKFYDYHRMDYEKFQALLNICRPYIEKQRTNFRNPIEADQRLSLCLRFLITGSSFKSLGYSYRMGFSTVRSIVHETCRVIWNALRPSVMPKPTREKWTRIAMEFDEKWNFPNCIGAIDDVGSYGRNSDGGIMQNSIFGKKLTSNALDIPPKKRLPRTDLELPYVFVADEAFPLTTNIMRPFSGDRLTDEAMKIYNYRLSRARRIVENAFGILQERFELCQKGIQVQPKYVDNIILACTCLHNFIIGGTSTESQNIASVSINLENDNNMNNALDGMTVREMFKDYFRSDEGSIPWQNDIVNRH, encoded by the exons ATGGTAGATTGGGATTTGGTGTTGATATCGATTATTGCAGATGAAGAAGAAGGTGCACAGGCTAATAATAGGGATAGAAGAAGATTTTGGGTTGATAATTTATGGAAAGAAAGGGAATCAAAGGgtgaattcaataatttatttaatgatttaaaatacgACGTGCAAAAATTTTATGACTATCATAGAATGGATTATGAGAAATTTCAAGCACTGTTGAATATATGTCGACCATATATCGAAAAACAGAGGACCAATTTTCGCAACCCCATTGAAGCCGATCAGAGATTATCCTTGTGTTTGAG ATTTTTGATCACGGGAAGTAGCTTCAAGTCTCTAGGTTACAGCTATCGCATGGGGTTTAGTACAGTGCGCTCTATCGTACATGAAACTTGCCGAGTCATTTGGAATGCCCTAAGACCTAGTGTTATGCCAAAACCAACAAGGGAAAAATGGACGCGAATCGCGATGGAATTTGATGAAAAATGGAATTTCCCGAACTGCATCGGTGCAATAGATG ATGTAGGATCATATGGACGAAATAGTGATGGAGGTATAATGCAAAACTCaatatttggaaaaaaattgaCTTCTAATGCCCTCGATATTCCCCCAAAAAAACGTTTACCGAGGACAGATCTTGAGTTGCCGTATGTTTTTGTAGCAGACGAGGCTTTTCCGTTAACCACAAACATTATGAGACCATTTAGTGGCGATCGATTGACAGATGaagcaatgaaaatatacaattatcgTTTGAGTAGAGCCAGGCGTATCGTCGAAAATGCATTTGGTATACTTCAAGAACGTTTCGAATTATGTCAAAAAGGAATTCAGGTTCAACCAAAATATGTTGATAATATCATTTTAGCATGTACTTGCTTACACAATTTCATCATAGGTGGTACAAGCACAGAAAGCCAAAATATAGcaagtgtaagcattaatttAGAAAACGATAATAATATGAACAATGCATTAGATGGTATGACAGTACGGGAGATGTTTAAAGATTACTTTAGGTCTGATGAGGGCTCTATTCCATGGCAAAACGATATTGTAAATAGACATTAA